The window CGACCAGATGAAGAAGCAGCTCGGTCTGCCGGATACGGTGGTGATCGCGCGCGACATCGCCGAGACCGGCAACACGTCCGCCGCGTCGATCCCGCTGGCCGCCGACCGGCTCCTGTCCGAGGGACAGGCCAAGTCCGGCGACCTCGCCCTCCAGATCGGGTTCGGCGCCGGCCTCGTGTATGCCGCGCAGGTAGTGGTGCTGCCGTGACCGTTGCCGCCCGTGGCATGCGGCAAGATCTGACCAGCAAGACTCCGGTGCCCGACGGCGCCGGTGACCGTTACGAAAGATAAGGAAGTCCCATGGCCAACACGGACCAGGAGATCCTCGAGGGCCTCGCCGAGATCGTTGCCGAGGAGACGGGCCTCGACACGGCCGACGTCCTGCTCGAGAAGTCCTTCACGGACGACCTCGACATCGACTCCCTGTCGATGATGACCATCGTCACGCACGCCGAGGACAAGTTCGGGGTTCGTATCCCGGACGAGGAGGTCAAGAACCTCGCGACCGTCGGCGACGCCGTGAGCTTCATCAAGGGCGCCCAGGCCTGAGCCGCCCCCCGACGGCGGTCGCGCGGCCCCTTGTGATCCACAGGCCCCGCGCCGCCGTCGGGCACTCACTGCCCACGAGGCAGCAACCTTTCGCATCTGCCCCCTTCGTCCCACCATCCCCGGGAGCATCATCATGACCTCCGCACGCGAAGTCGTCGTCACCGGCCTCGGCGCCACCACACCCCTCGGCGGGGACGTGGCATCCACGTGGGAGGCCGCCCTCGCAGGCGAATCGGGAGCACGCACGCTCGAGAACGACTGGGCGGAGAAGTACGGGCTGCCCGTGGAGTTTGCCGCCACCATCAAGGTGAACCCGGCCGAGGTGCTCTCCCGGCCCGAGACCAAGCGCATGGACCCGTCCGCGCAGTACGCGGTCGTCGCGGCGCGCGAGGCCTGGGCCGACGCCGGCAGCCCCGAGGTCGACGGCGCCCGCCTCGGCGCCGTGGTGTCCTCCGGCATCGGCGGCATCCAGACCATCCTGGACGGCTGGGACACGCTCCGGGAGCGCGGCGCCCGGCGGATGCTGCCGATGACCGTCCCCATGCTCATGCCGAACTCGCCTTCGGCGTACGTGTCCCTCGAGTTCGGTGCCCGCGCGGGCACGCACGCGCAGGTGTCGGCGTGCGCCTCGGGCGCGGAGGCCGTCGGGTACGCGGTGGAGATGATCCGGAACGGCCGGGCCGACGTCGTCGTCGCCGGTGGCACCGAGGCGTCGATCCACCCCATGCCGCTCGGCGCGTTCGCGGCGTCGCGCACGCTCTCGCTGCGCAACGACGACCCGCAGCGCGCCTCCCGGCCGTACGACATCGACCGGGACGGCTTTGTCCTCGGCGAGGGTGCCGCGGTCCTGGTGCTGGAGAGCGCCGAGCACGCGGCCGCCCGTGGCGCCCGCGTCTACGCGAAGATCACTGGTGTCGGCCTGTCGTCGGACGCCTACCACATCACCTCCCCCGACCCCGAGGGCACCGGCCAGATGGCCGCCATGCGGTTCGCGATCGAGGACGCCGGCATCACCGCCGCCGACGTTGTGCACATCAACGCGCACGCCACCTCGACCAAGGTGGGGGACCTGACCGAGACGCGCGCCATCCGGAACCTCCTGGGCTCCGACGCCGACCACGTGCAGCTCTCGGCGACCAAGTCCATGACCGGCCACCTGCTCGGCGGCGCGGGCGCCCTCGAGTCCCTGTTCACCGTCAAAGCGATCTCCGAGCGGCTCGCCCCGCCCACGATCAACGTGGACAACCCGGACCCCGAGCTGCAGGTGCCGCTCGTGCGCAACGAGCCCTCGAAGCTCGCCGGCGGCGACGTCGCCGCGATCAACAACTCGTTCGGCTTCGGCGGTCACAACGTAGCGTTGGTCGTCCAGAACAGCTGAACCCTGCCGCCGTCGGCGGCCCCCTTGCCAGGGATATGACGAAGTGTGGGCTTGTCGCGCCCGCACCCCCTCCTTCTGACATGGGAGAATGTAGGCATGGTTATGCGTGAGATCCGTGTGGTTCCCGACCCTGTGCTGCGCACCCCGTGCGACACCGTGACGACCATCGACGACCGCGTCCGCGGTCTGGTCGCCGACCTGGTCGAGACGGTCGACGACGAGGGGCGCGCCGGGCTGGCCGCCAACCAGATCGGCGTCTCCCTGCGGGCTTTCTCGTGGAACATCGAGGGCGAGATCGGCTACGTGATCAACCCGCGCATCGTCGAGCTGGGCGAGGAGCTGCAGGACGGCGGAGAAGGCTGCCTCTCCGTGCCCAACCTCTGGTACCCCACCGTGCGCGCCAACTACGCCCGGGTCGAGGGCATCGACCTCGACGGCGAGCCGATCACCGTGGAGGGCACCGGGATCATGGCCCGCTGCCTCCAGCACGAGTGCGACCACCTCGACGGCATGGTCTACCTGGACCGCCTCCAGAAGGATGCGCGCCGCGCGGCGATGCGGGAGCTTCGCGCGCGCCTGTGAGGGTCGGCACCGCCCGTTTAGTACACATCGCCCCTGTGGGATGAATCTCAAGAATCTCCTATGGGGCACTAGTGTTACTGCTCCCTTTTAGGCAAGAATGTGCCGCACGTACTTGTCGTACGTGGTGATTATTTCGATGCTCGCGCGCGGTTTCGCCTCGCATCTCGTCGTCGGATCAGGCAGGATGTGGTCCGAAGCACCGCTGTGTTACCGACCACAGCGTCACCGCCCTGGTGAGGACGTAGGGGAAGACGTACCTCGACCCAGGGAGGAAGACATGGCCGGTGTCATCACGCGGGGTGTGCTTTTTGTGCATTCCGCGCCTCGTGCCCTGTGCCCCCACATCGAGTGGGCCGCGGGGAACGTCCTAGGTGTGCGCGTTTCCATGGACTGGACCGCGCAGCCAGCCGGGCGTGGCCTCTACCGTGCCGAGTACTCGTGGCAGGGTCAGCAGGGCACGGGCGCAAAGCTGGCCTCCGCGCTGCGCGGCTGGTCTCACCTGCGGTACGAGGTCACCGAGGACGCGAGCAACGGGGCCGACGGCGCCCGCTGGTCGCACACTCCGGACCTCGGCATCTTCCACGCCATGACAGACGTGCACGGCAACGTCGTGGTCCAGGAGGACCGCGTCCGCGCCGCCATCGAGCTCGCCGACCCGCGTGCCATGCGGGACGCACTCGACCTGGCGCTGGGCGCGGCGTGGGACGACGAGCTGGAGCCGTTCCGCTACGCGGGCCTGGGCGCCCCGGTCCGCTGGCTCCACCAGGTCGGCTGATCTACGGGTCGACGAGAACGGGGTTGTGTTCGTCAGGAGCCTCCTGACGAACACAACCCCGTTCTCGTCTGCTCGCTGACCAGTTGGTGATAGGTGCGGTGCCGAGGAAGATGGCGTCTCCCGCCATCATGAAGAGCGAGAAGAACGGTAGGCCCATGAGGACGGCGATGGCCGCGTGCATGAGGAGGGCGCCGGCCACGGCCGCCGTCCGCAGGTGTCGCTGCAGCAGCAGGAGCGGGAAGGTGAGCTGCAGCGCGAGCGTCCCCCAGGTCACCGCGACCACGAGCCACCCGGTGCCCGCGACCAGGTCGGCCAGCGGGGGCCACGGCCGGAACTGCGGCAGCATCAGCGGGTAGTAGACCGCCGACCCGTCGCGCCACTCGGCTCCCTGCAGCTTGAACAGCCCCGCCAGCACGTATGCAAGGCAGATCTGCGCGCCTACCGCCAGCACGGCGGCGTTGTGGACCAGGTTAAGCACCTGCGTGCGTTCGGAACGTGGCGGTGCCTGCGTGGGTGCGTGGGCGCGTGCCGACGACGGCGCAGCGCCGGGCCCACTCCCCCGACGTCGCGCGTCCAGGGACCAGCGCGCGGAGGTGTCCGCGAAGCAGAGGTAGATCAGCAGGATCCGCGAGATGTTCTCCCCCTGGTCGGCGATCACCGGGTTGATCGCCGTCAGCCCCGACCAGCCGAGCAGGAGCAGCGGCACGGTCCAGCGCGCGCGCCAGCCGAGCGCCACCAGGGCGGCCACCAGGAGCAGCGCCACGAGCCCCGCAGTGAGCAGCGGGCCGCTGGCGAGCGCGTGCCCGCCGAGCGGCGTCGTCCACCGGGCTCCCCCACCCCACAGGGCGTGCCGCGCCGGGAAGTTCACCGCCACGTATCCGCCGATGCCCACACCGAACGCGATGCGCATCAGCGCGACGCCGTACGTCGCGTGCGCGGAGCGAGTCATCCAGCGCACACCGGAGTCCAGCGCGGAGACCAGCAGCTTCGTCGGCGAACGGTCCGTCCGCGGGGCCGCTGCGCGCCTCACCCTGCACCCCCGCCGGTTGCCGGAGTTGTGCGCTGCAGTGCGTCCCAGGTGGTGCGGAACGCGGCGTCGTCCTGGCCGGGGACGACCTCGGGCGGCCGGGCGCCGAGGGTGAGCTCCGTCGGCGCGGGTCGTTCACCGGTCCCGTACGGCGTGACCTCGTGGCGCACGATGCTGACCTGGACGAACACGGGGACCCCGGCCGCGCCGGCGTCGGCCCGGAGTACCTGGGTCGCGTAGGCGACCAGGGCACGGTCGTTGACAAGGTAGTCGTCGACGACGGCGGGGGCCACGCCCTCGTCGAGCAGCACTGTCCGCAGGGTGGGCCAGGGGTCGGACGCCGCGGCCGGCTGGTCCGGGGCGCTCAGCGGCGACCTCAGGACGATCGCGCGGCCCGCCTCGGGCAGCGCCAGGTAGGCCGTCCGGGTCTCGGAGGCGAGCCGGCGGGACGGCCGCTCGGTCGCGGCGGGGAGGATGTGGCCGGTCAGCGCGCGGACCTCGACCGCCGTCGTGTCGATCCAGGGGCCGGGGACCAGGACGCCGTCGGTCCCGTCCGCGTAGACGCCGCGCACGCGCAGCGCGTACTCCACGTGCAGGGGCGAGGGCGCGAAGATCGACCAGTTCTGCGCGAAGACCGGGTTCATATAGGTCTGCACCGCGAGGTCTACGCCGGTGGCTGGTGTATCGGCGCTCGAATCGTCGTCGGGCCGGCCGGTCCATTGGGTCGGCGCCGCCCAGAGGAAAGTAGCCACGAAGTGCACGAGCAGGAGCGCCCAGACCGTGCTGACCAGTGCCCGGACGCGCGGGGAGACGGCCGGGAGGTCGCCGGGCGACCCCTCCGGCGAGCCCACCGGGGATCGGCGGGCGACTCCCTCACCCTGTGCGCTGCTCACCGCGCACAGGGTGCCAGAGCCGCCCGCTTCGTTCCAGCCCGCCGCAACTGTCCCGGTCGAGGCCGACAGCGACGATCAGCCCTTGACGCAGAGCACCGTCCGCAGGCGGGCCACGACCTCGACGAGGTCGGACTGGGCGGCGAGCACGGCGTCAGGACATTTCCGGTTCGCCCTGCGGCGCCGGGCGCGTGGCCGGCACCTGGATTCCCGGCGCGAGGCAGTAAGATCCTCACCGCGGCTTCGTGCTGCAGGCCCCGTTAGCTCAGTTGGTCAGAGCAGGAGACTCATAATCTCTCGGTCACAGGTTCAAGTCCTGTACGGGGCACCAGAGGCCCGGAATCCCGCCGATTCCGGGCCTCTTTGGCACCGGAGGACAGCCATGTCCACGGTGACGGACACCGCCGCCCCGCATGCTGACGGAGGAGAGTTCCCATGGCCAGACCAGCCCCGGCACGCCGGGCACACCGGGCGCGGCGATGGGTCCTGGGCGCCACCCTGGCTCTTGTCCTCACCGTCGGCCTCGCCGCGGGGGACCGGTACTCCTCCGCACCGGCGGGACCTCGCGAGTGCACCGCCGAGGTGCGTCCCGTCGCGTTCGGGACCACGGGCACCGTCCCCGCCATGCCGCCGTTGCCGCACACCGCCCCGGGCCTGACCCAGATCGGCGGTGTCGTGAACGACGCGAGCTGCCTGAACGAGGTCCCCGTGCACGGCGTCGCACGCCCCGGCAGCGAGGACGACGTCGTCCAGGCGGTCGCGTACGCGCGGGAGAACGACCTGGCGGTATCCGTGTCGGGGACACGGCACGCGATGGGCGGGCAGGCGTCCTACCCGGGCGGCCTCGTGCTCGACATGCGAGGGCTCGACGCCGTGACCGTGGACGCGGAAGCCGGCACGGTGCGGGTGGGAGCAGGTGCCACGTGGCGCAGTGTGCTCGAGACGCTGCATGCCGAGGGCCGGGCCGTCACCGCGATGCCGAGCATCGACATCCTCAGTGTGGGCGGGACCGTGTCGGTGAACGCGCACGGGGTCGACTTCCGGCGCGGTTCGCTCGCGGGGACCGTCCGGTCCCTGCGGCTCGTCACCGCGGACGGCACGGTCCGCGACATCGACCGAGCAAGCGACCCGGAGCTGTTCGGCGCGGTGATCGGCGGCTACGGGTTGTTCGGAGTGATCACCGAGGTCGAGCTGGAGACCGTGCAGGACACCATGTACCAGCTGGAGCAGCGCGTGATCCCGAGCGGGGACCTCGCGCGGACCTACCTCGAGGAGGTCGTGCCCGACGAGGACGCCCGCCTGATGTACGCCCACCTGTCCACGGCACCGTCGTCCTTCCTCTCCGAGGCCATCCTCTACACGTACAGCGACACCGGAGGGACGCCCGGGGATGTCGCCGAGCCGATCCCGCCGCTGAAGGACACGCAGAACTCCCGTGTGGGACGGTTCGCACTCAACCTCGCCAGGCACGGCGGCGTCTTCCAGGAGGTGCGCTGGGCCGCGCAGAAGCACGTGCTACCGAGCTTCCAGCCCTGCGCCACCTCGCGCAACGCGGCGCTACGCGACGCCGAGGCCTGCCTGGTGGCCCGGACCCAGGCCACGTACAACGGTCTCGGGCTCCTCAACCACAAGCTGCCGGACCGGACCGACGTCCTGCACGAGTACTTCGTGGAGCCGGACCGGCTCGGCGAGTTCCTCGAAGCCGCGGCGCCCGTGCTGCGTGAGCACGACGCCGAGCTGCTGAGCGCGTCCGTCCGGGTGGTGCACCGTGACGAGGTCTTGCTGTCGTACGCGCAGGGCGACCGGCTGTCGGTGGTCCTGTATCTCAGCCAGGACCTGTCCGACGCCGGGAACGCCGACATGGCGGGGCTGACACGGCAGCTGGTGGCGCTCGCCCTGGAGCACGGGGGCACGTTCTACCTGCCGTACCAGCCGCACTACACGCGCGAGCAGGTGGCGCAGGCGTACCCGACCCTCGACGAGTTCTTCGCGCTGAAGCGGCAGCACGACCCTGAGGAGCTGTTCCGCAACGCCTTCTACACGCGGTTCTCCTGACCGCGGGATCAATCCTTCCCGGCCTCTGCCTCGGCCTTGAGGAACTCCTCCGGCGGGTCGAACTGCGACAGGACGAGCTCGGCGCCGAACGGGTCGCGGATCGTCGCTGCCTTGGACCATTCGCCGTCCTCCGTCGCCGGCCGATCGGGAATACATGACTGGTCATGCTGTTGACAGATACATAACCAGTCATGCATCCGAAGGATCTCGCGAAAGGCAAACCCATGCAGTTCGGAATCTTCACGGTCGGCGACATCGCCCCCGACCCGGTCACCGGCTACACCCAGAGCGAGGCAGAGCGCATCAGCAACCTCGTGCGCATCGCACAGCGCGCCGACGAGGTCGGCCTGGACGTCTTCGCACTGGGCGAGCACCACAACCCGCCGTTCATCCCGTCGTCCCCGACCACCCTGCTGGGCCACATCGCGGCGCTGACGAAGAACATCGTGCTGAGCACGTCGGTCACGCTCATGACCACCAACGACCCGGTGAAGATCGCCGAGGACTACGCGATGCTCCAGCACGTCGCCAAGGGCCGGCTCGACCTCATGGTCGGCCGTGGGAACACCGCGCCGGTCTACCCGTGGTTCGGCAAGAGCATCCGCGACGGCGTGGCGCTCGCGCTGGAGAACTACAACCTGCTGCACCAGCTCTGGCGCGAGGACGTCGTCGACTGGGAGGGCCAGTTCCGCACGGCGCTGCAGGGCTTCACCTCCACGCCCCGCCCGCTGGACGACGTGCCGCCGTTCGTCTGGCACGGCTCGATCCGCACCCCCGAGATCGCGGAGCAGGCGGCCTATTACGGCAACGGCTACTTCGCGAACCACGTCCTGGCGCCCAACTTCCACTTCAAGCCGCTCGTCGACTTCTACCGGCAGCGGTTCGAGCACTACGGCCACGGCAGCGCCGACCAGGCGATCGTGGGGCTCGGCGGCCAGGCCTTCATCGCGAAGCGCTCCCAGGACGCGGTGAACACGTTCCGCCCGTACTTCGAGAACTACCCGCTGTTCCGCGGGATGAAGCTCGACGACTACATGCGGGACACCCCGCTGAGCGTCGGCAGCCCGCAGGAGATCATCGACAAGACGATGACCTTCCAGGAGGGCTTCGGCGACTACCAGCGCCAGCTGTTCGC is drawn from Promicromonospora sp. Populi and contains these coding sequences:
- a CDS encoding acyl carrier protein yields the protein MANTDQEILEGLAEIVAEETGLDTADVLLEKSFTDDLDIDSLSMMTIVTHAEDKFGVRIPDEEVKNLATVGDAVSFIKGAQA
- the fabF gene encoding beta-ketoacyl-ACP synthase II — translated: MTSAREVVVTGLGATTPLGGDVASTWEAALAGESGARTLENDWAEKYGLPVEFAATIKVNPAEVLSRPETKRMDPSAQYAVVAAREAWADAGSPEVDGARLGAVVSSGIGGIQTILDGWDTLRERGARRMLPMTVPMLMPNSPSAYVSLEFGARAGTHAQVSACASGAEAVGYAVEMIRNGRADVVVAGGTEASIHPMPLGAFAASRTLSLRNDDPQRASRPYDIDRDGFVLGEGAAVLVLESAEHAAARGARVYAKITGVGLSSDAYHITSPDPEGTGQMAAMRFAIEDAGITAADVVHINAHATSTKVGDLTETRAIRNLLGSDADHVQLSATKSMTGHLLGGAGALESLFTVKAISERLAPPTINVDNPDPELQVPLVRNEPSKLAGGDVAAINNSFGFGGHNVALVVQNS
- the def gene encoding peptide deformylase, which produces MVMREIRVVPDPVLRTPCDTVTTIDDRVRGLVADLVETVDDEGRAGLAANQIGVSLRAFSWNIEGEIGYVINPRIVELGEELQDGGEGCLSVPNLWYPTVRANYARVEGIDLDGEPITVEGTGIMARCLQHECDHLDGMVYLDRLQKDARRAAMRELRARL
- a CDS encoding DUF3145 domain-containing protein, giving the protein MAGVITRGVLFVHSAPRALCPHIEWAAGNVLGVRVSMDWTAQPAGRGLYRAEYSWQGQQGTGAKLASALRGWSHLRYEVTEDASNGADGARWSHTPDLGIFHAMTDVHGNVVVQEDRVRAAIELADPRAMRDALDLALGAAWDDELEPFRYAGLGAPVRWLHQVG
- a CDS encoding HTTM domain-containing protein; its protein translation is MRRAAAPRTDRSPTKLLVSALDSGVRWMTRSAHATYGVALMRIAFGVGIGGYVAVNFPARHALWGGGARWTTPLGGHALASGPLLTAGLVALLLVAALVALGWRARWTVPLLLLGWSGLTAINPVIADQGENISRILLIYLCFADTSARWSLDARRRGSGPGAAPSSARAHAPTQAPPRSERTQVLNLVHNAAVLAVGAQICLAYVLAGLFKLQGAEWRDGSAVYYPLMLPQFRPWPPLADLVAGTGWLVVAVTWGTLALQLTFPLLLLQRHLRTAAVAGALLMHAAIAVLMGLPFFSLFMMAGDAIFLGTAPITNWSASRRERGCVRQEAPDEHNPVLVDP
- a CDS encoding DUF5819 family protein, which encodes MSSAQGEGVARRSPVGSPEGSPGDLPAVSPRVRALVSTVWALLLVHFVATFLWAAPTQWTGRPDDDSSADTPATGVDLAVQTYMNPVFAQNWSIFAPSPLHVEYALRVRGVYADGTDGVLVPGPWIDTTAVEVRALTGHILPAATERPSRRLASETRTAYLALPEAGRAIVLRSPLSAPDQPAAASDPWPTLRTVLLDEGVAPAVVDDYLVNDRALVAYATQVLRADAGAAGVPVFVQVSIVRHEVTPYGTGERPAPTELTLGARPPEVVPGQDDAAFRTTWDALQRTTPATGGGAG
- a CDS encoding FAD-binding oxidoreductase, with the translated sequence MARPAPARRAHRARRWVLGATLALVLTVGLAAGDRYSSAPAGPRECTAEVRPVAFGTTGTVPAMPPLPHTAPGLTQIGGVVNDASCLNEVPVHGVARPGSEDDVVQAVAYARENDLAVSVSGTRHAMGGQASYPGGLVLDMRGLDAVTVDAEAGTVRVGAGATWRSVLETLHAEGRAVTAMPSIDILSVGGTVSVNAHGVDFRRGSLAGTVRSLRLVTADGTVRDIDRASDPELFGAVIGGYGLFGVITEVELETVQDTMYQLEQRVIPSGDLARTYLEEVVPDEDARLMYAHLSTAPSSFLSEAILYTYSDTGGTPGDVAEPIPPLKDTQNSRVGRFALNLARHGGVFQEVRWAAQKHVLPSFQPCATSRNAALRDAEACLVARTQATYNGLGLLNHKLPDRTDVLHEYFVEPDRLGEFLEAAAPVLREHDAELLSASVRVVHRDEVLLSYAQGDRLSVVLYLSQDLSDAGNADMAGLTRQLVALALEHGGTFYLPYQPHYTREQVAQAYPTLDEFFALKRQHDPEELFRNAFYTRFS
- a CDS encoding CE1758 family FMN-dependent luciferase-like monooxygenase; amino-acid sequence: MQFGIFTVGDIAPDPVTGYTQSEAERISNLVRIAQRADEVGLDVFALGEHHNPPFIPSSPTTLLGHIAALTKNIVLSTSVTLMTTNDPVKIAEDYAMLQHVAKGRLDLMVGRGNTAPVYPWFGKSIRDGVALALENYNLLHQLWREDVVDWEGQFRTALQGFTSTPRPLDDVPPFVWHGSIRTPEIAEQAAYYGNGYFANHVLAPNFHFKPLVDFYRQRFEHYGHGSADQAIVGLGGQAFIAKRSQDAVNTFRPYFENYPLFRGMKLDDYMRDTPLSVGSPQEIIDKTMTFQEGFGDYQRQLFAMDGLALPVEMALEQVELLGTEVVPVLRKEMASRRAPGVPDAPTHTSLVTAKYGDAEPRQPRPNPNRGDNLSGPSPYQDSDSAFQARFPAAV